The Chitinivibrio alkaliphilus ACht1 genome includes the window AGTGATCTTTTTGTGGAAAACGGCTTTGAGCTTGAAATGGGCTGGGTGCCGGAAGTATTGCGGGAAACCCGCAACCGTGATGTTCGCCGTGGCGGAAAGGGTCATGTGAATGCGTCACGGGGGATTCAGGCCATACAGGTACCCGATTCTCCCTCACGGGATCAGGGGGATGTTCATCCTTCGGGAAACCCCCACTACACCCTTGAGCCGGTGGTGACTCAGCAGGCGGCCCGCAATATTGCTGACGGGCTGATCCGGGTGGATGAGGCCAATGCTGCCTTTTACCTGGCCAATCTTGATGCGTATATTGAAGAAAGTAACGCCCTTGTGGAAAAATGGCAGGAGAAATTTTCAGAGCTGGAAGGCACCGGGGTGATTAAATTTCACAGCCATTTTGACTATATGCTCAAAAAGCTGGGACTTCGTATAGTAGACGCCATTGAACCGTTGCCCGGTCTTGCTCCTTCGGCGGGACATGTGGCGCGTCTTATTTCACGGTATGATGAAAACTCCGTGGGTGTTGTTATTATGGAGCCCTGGCATGATGAGCGGGTGGCCCGGCAAGTGGCAGAGGGTATCGGCGTGGAGCTTCTTGTCCTTGATCCTGCCGTGGGAGCCAGTGAGGATACTCCCTGTATTCTTGCCCTTTTTGAACACAATGCACATCGAGTATATCGTGCCCTTGGAGGTGAGTAATGGCACTGCTTTCATATACAGATGTTACCCTGGGATATGGTGCGCGCACCATTCTTGAGAAGGTGAATCTCTGTGTTGAACAGGGTGATTTCTTTGGACTTGTCGGCCCGAATGGGGCCGGCAAGTCCACTTTGATAAAATCTATGCTGGGTCTTTTAAAGGCACAATCCGGGAAAATCCTTTGGAATCCGGAAACGGTGCAGAAAGGCTATGTTCCCCAGCGGGAGAATATCGACCCCATCTGGCCCATGCGGGTGCGGGACATATTGCGTTTAACCCACTGTTCTCTTCGGGGGCCCTTTCATAGGCATCGCGGTGAGGACTCCCGGGTAATGGAGGAGATGGAGCGTATTGGAATAGCTCATCTTGCCAACCAAACCCTGGATACCTTATCGGGAGGGGAGCTTCAGCGACTGCTCCTTGCCCGGGCCCTTATTACAGACCCGCAGGTCCTTATCCTTGACGAGCCCACGGCGGCCATGGATCTGGTTTCATCAAACCGCTTTCTTTCTCTCATTAACACCCTCCACGAAGAACGGAACATGACCGTGATTATTGTCACCCACGATCTTCCCTCCCTCGTACACCGGGCTCATCGTATTGGAATTATTCAGGATGGACAGCTGCATAGCGGTACTACCCGTGAGATGATTACCTCAGAAAAGCTGAGTGAAATTTATCAGGAAAACCTTGCGGTTTCCACCATTGACGGACGGACAATTATTTATTCGCAGGAAGAAACACAAGGAGTGGTGTCATGATTGCTGAACTTATTGAAATGTTTTCATACCCCTTTATGCGTCACTCCCTTCTTGTAGGGGTTTTTGGCGGAGGACTCCTTGCATTTTTGGGTATTTTTGTGCACCTGCGGCGCATAGTCTTTCTCGGTGCTGCCCTTCCCCAGATTATTGCCATGGGTATAGCCGCGGCGGTTTTTGTTTCTGTGCCGCCCATAATAGGCGCTTTTGTTGGTGGTGGACTGGGTATTCTTCTCCTCTCCCGCGTGCGTAGTGATAGCCATATCTCAAATGACGGTTGGATTGGTATCGCCTTTGCCGCGGGTGCCTCAGTTGCCATTGTCCTTATTGCCGTATCCCCCGTGCCCGATGGACATGCCCTGCGTATTTTTGAGGGCAAGGATATTCTCGGAACCTCCTTTGGCGACGCACTGGCGGCCATGATTGCTGCGGGAAGTGTTGCCCTTATTTTTGCACTTTTCTGGAGTCGACTGGTGATTACCGGCTTTGATTCCACCATGTCGTCAACCCTGGGGATTCGGGTTAATTTCTGGAACGGCCTCTTTTTTCTCTGCCTCGGGGCAGCCCTTGCCGTGGTAATGAATACTGCGGGAAGCATGTTAGCCTTTAGTATGCTCGTGGGGCCTTCGGCGGCAGCACTATTGTTGTTTCGGAACTTCCCCTGTATTGTGATAACAGCAGTTGTTCTTGGAGTTGTAAGTGCGGTTACGGGGCTTACGGCGTCCTATTTTCTTGAGATATATCATGATATATCCCTTCCCGGCGGACCAGCCATGGCAACGGCGGCACTTTCAACGGTGATATTCGCGTGGCCCGTGAGTGCCTATATGCGCACAAGGGCTGTAAAAAAGCAAAAAAGTGATGCCGCTGCATAGACGGGGATGGCCTTATTTTCCCTGTGTTTTTTGCAAAAGCTCAGCTGTACTTTCGTAGCGGGTGAGCTTTTGCTGTATTTCCTGAGGAAGAGTGGTCTCCTTGTTTTGTATACAGAGAAGAATACCTCCCCCTAATTGGCTAAGGGAGCTATGAATTTTCTCAAGTAAGGATATTACCGCAGGGTGGACTTGTTCAGCAGTGGAAAAATCTACGGCGATATGGCGTGTTTTTTTGAGGAGCATGGCCATAATTTTTTTTATTTCTTCGCGATTTTCCTTTTCAGCAGTTCCCCCTATCCGCATAAGAACCATGGAAGACTCGATAACCTCTGCAGAAAACTGAAATGCACGGGTTTCTCGAATTGGTGTATACTCTTCCTTCGGTATCTCTTGCGGAATGAAAGAGAAGGGGTGGCCCATGGCCAGGCTTTCCACGGCAAAAATAAATACACGGAGATCTATTGATTCGGGAAGGTATGAGATGGAGTCTTTCTGCGGCAGATCAGCGGAGTGTTTGTGAAGAATAACCATGGGGATAGGGTCTTCTTGTTTGGTTATATGGGATATATAGTGGAGTATTTCCTCTTTTGTACGGGGATGGAGAACAATACACTGTATTGGTGGATCAAAATCACGACATTCTTCCGGAGTGCTGAGTAGGTGTACTCTATATCCTTGGGTAATCAAGTAGTTTTCATGGGGTGAATATAGAGAGGCGTGCGAATCAACAAAGGCGATAGATATTTCTTCTTCTGGCGAGTATTCTGCGACGACATTTTTTATCGAAAGATAGGTACTAAAAAGATCTATTTCATCCGTGATACTCTGGAAAAACGATTCCGTTATTTTTACCGGAATTTTCAAGGATTCTAATATCTCATTCGGTACGGAAGATACGAATTCATCACACTCTCTTCCAAAGGCTTTGCTTTTGGCTATGACTTCAGAAATCCCAATAATTTGAACAAGGTGTGTGTTCGCAGGAGCACCCTTCTTTTCATAGGATGCAAAATGTTCCGCATATTTTATGGTCTCAATAATCTCCTCGGGAAGATTCCACGAATGAAACAGTTGTACGACCACATCGATGTGCGACATGCCCCAGAGGGCATTTTGAACTGCAATAAAGCTATCACCCTGTTGATTTGTTACTTCAAGACTGTACAGCAGATAGGCGGGAAAAAACTCATCGAGAAGAATTATGCCAAAATCGTGCATCAACCCGGCGATAAATGCCGTATCAGGAGGAGAAAGCCCGCTTTTCCTCGCAATTTTTGCCGCAATAATTGCCGTGGCTAAGGAGTGGAACCAGAAGTGCTCGCGACTAAAGCCGATACTGCGATCTTCATCGGAAAAGAGGTTCATGACGGAAAGAGAAATGGCAATATGTTTTGTCTCATCAAAACCAAGGCGTACAATGGCATCTCTGATACTGCTGATCCTTCTTCCAGAGCGGCCATAGGCAACTGAGTTTGATACTTTGAGAATATTTGAAACAACCACAGGATCTGCTTCTATTGCCTTTGCAAGATCCTTTGCACCGGTGGTTTCACTTTGGGTTACCTGCATAACCTTTGCAATTGTAAAGGGAAAGGCAAGGAGGTCTCCAATTCGTTTTACCATGATCTCAATGCGTTGTACCGGTGGTGTTGCACGATTCATGATTCGTGTATTATCTTCCAGTTCACCCTTATATTTTTCCTGTGCTTCCACGGAGTGTCCATCAAGATGGGAATGGGAAATAATACCTTTTAATATATCCGTCGTGAGTGGCCGCTGATAGTAGTTCTTTACGCCGGAGTTTCGAATAAGGTTGAGAGTTATTTCATCGGCATGATCTCCATAGCAGATGATTGGTATTTGACGGGTTCGGCGATTTTCTGTCACTTGTCGTATGAGATTAATCTGATCGTTAAGGTACTCCGTAAGCTCAAAAATAAGTGCATGTGGCATTTGTTGAGTAATTGATACGTAGGCGGTCTTAAGGTTTTTTACCTCCCGAAAGGTGTACCCGTATGTTTCAAAAATGACTGACAACACTTTTTTTTCATGTGCATCGCTGATATATGCTGAGATCATTGGGTTTTTTGCCATCAGAGTATTCCTATGAGTTGAGGAGTTCAGCAATGTAGCGATAGATATATTTGAGAGAATCTTGCGACGTATCAACAAATTCCATGCAAATTCGTCCCGGAGGGAGGGCGACAATATGTGTTGTCACCACAACCTTAAAATGACGAATGCGTACTTCTATATTCCGAACAACCTTGTGTATCTCTAGGGCAACGGCAGTATTGGGTATCTTCGGTGGGAGCAACAGTGCCATACCTCCAGCGGAAATATCTGCGATGGGGAGACGAAGATTTTGGTTTCGAACGGCTCCGTGAAGAATTGCTGTTGCTCGATCGGTAGGGCTTGGTGTAACTCGAGGGTGAACCCGCTTATTGTTTTTAAAACTATTTTTTTCAAGCCATTGAAAGAATGTTTTTTCAAAAAGTTCTTCGCTGAAAGGCTTTTTGATAAACCCATTTATGCCAAGGCGAATCATACGTTGCAGGGTATTTTTGTCTGGTTGGGGCGTGCTGATAAAAATACGGATATGGGCACGTTTTTTGTTGAGCTTAATGTTAAAAATAATATCATCAATAAGCTCGCGATCTGCAGAGTAGTCGGTGAGATAGTATTCATAGGAGCCAGAAAAAAGAAGGGGTTGTACCATGGGGAGATTTCCAACAATTTTTGGTACTAACCCTTGACTGATAGTATAATTTTTAAGATACCCGCATAAGGCACTGTTTGGTTCGTAGATAAGTATTTTCATGGACATACGCCTCCGTGGCGAGTATACCATGGATCTTTTCTTTTTTCAAGGAGAAACAGGGTGTATATTTCTCTTTGGGGAAAACAAACAGGTAATATGCGTGAAGAAAGTTCATATATTAGTCCCCGTAGTCGTAGATTTGGTAAAGAAAGGAATGTTCTATGAAGCATCTTGTTTTCGTAGTATTTGTCATGTTTTTTGCATGTACCCAGAGTGTTGAGTATGAAGATCTTGAACATCGCGAGAGAATCGCCTATGTGCAGGGTGAAGATACGCCCTTTTCAGGTCGTGCCGTTGATTATTTTCCCGATGGATCTGTTCGTGAAGAGGCCTACTATAAAGACGGGGTGCTCCACGGAACATGGAAAGCTTTTTCACCTGACGGGACACCGGTCCGGCGTCTCTATTTTAAAGAGGGGGCTCAACATGGTGAGCAGATTTTTTATAATGAATCGGGGGATATCTCCTCACGGGCTCATTTTGATCGGGGAGAACTGCAGGATGTTCAAAGTGAAGAGTAGTTATGCCGTTGCACGAATCAGGCTCAATTCGTTGGTGTTTCACGGAGGTGTAGAACGAAGATAGATTGTTCCGGTGGTCCAGCTTCTTCCCCTGCCAACCCGATGAGTACCGTCCAGAGGGTCGGTGAGGTTTTCATCCCCGCCATTATGTCGGCTGTATCGCTGTACCAGTTAGGACTTCTCAGATATTTTCCGCCCGAAAAGCATACTCCCCCTCTGCTTTTGCAGAAAGGCCATACGCTTCTTTGAGAACTCTGGTTTCCCCGTTGAGATACTCAGGATGTACACCTCGAGAAGTATCTTTTGTGACGGGGTCGCCTTGAAAATGATATGTTGGCTCAGTTCTTCATGGATACTGCGAAGGTGGTAATAGAGAGGAGCATCATACCAGCGTACCATCTTACGAGATTTACTCTCTGTGTGTAGGAAAAGTTTACCACTTCCTCTGATCCCACGGTGAAGCGTCTCGCGGAATATGGTGAATTCTTTGGGTGCAGAGGGATTCGGTGTGCACGAAGCCCGAGAAGAGTGTGCGTATAAAATAAAAGAGTTGTTTCAATTGAAAATGCGTATACATAACCGTATCCTTGTAAAGGATGTGTCATTGTATGTTACTACCAAAATAGAAATTTTTCTGCGGTTGTAAGAAAGGATGGTGTGTATGGGGTGTGATTGTCGGGTTCGTCGCGGGCTACTTTCTAAAACGTACACGCTCCAGAAAGGTGATGTTTACTTTGATCATGCTGCCGCATCTCAAGTGACCCCGGAAGTTATTGGTGTGTATGAACGTGCCCTTCGTTCTCTCTGGGCAAATCCGTCAAGTCAGCATGGGGCAGGCGTGCTTGTATATAAGGCCCTGGATGATGTGTGTACCACCCTCTCCCGTTTATTTTCTCGTGGTCGACGGTGGTATTTCGGAGAGAGCTCTTCCCGGCTTATGCATCTTTTTATGCAGTACTGTTCCGTAGACTCCCTGATCGTTCCTGTGACAGGACATCGCTCATTTCAACAGGCAGGCCAAAAGGTACATACCGTGGGGGTATTACCCACAGGTGAGATTGATCTTGTTTTGCTTGAAGAGCTTCTCAGCCGCACCACTTCAGCGCTTTTGCTCTATGCTCCGGTACATCATGAGACCGGCGTTGTACAGCCGGTACGCAAGATTTACGCCCTTGCTCAGAAATATGACTGCCTCATATGTCTTGATGCGGTGCAGACAGTCACTCGGCTTGGCCATCATGAGTGGGAGCCCTACGGCCACGCTTTTTTTTGCTCATCCTATAAGGTGGGGGCTCCTCCCGGTGCAGCGCTTCTCGGGGTTGATCCGACCCTTGCGTTTTCACCTCCCCTCCACGATGCATCCCTTGAGTGGTCTCTTTTCTCAGGAAGTGTGAATGCACCGGCCGTATGTGCCTTTGCAAAGGCACTCTCCCTCCATATGTCCCAGGAAGAACGGGTGCTCCAGGAATTAGGCACTCTCACTCGCGAAGCACGCTCAATTTTATCTGATTTGGGTCCATGCATGGTGTTTGAAACGCCCAAAAAATGTATAACGGGGATTCTCTGTATTACCCTGCCGGATATAGATGATGTGGAGGATCTGCTTCTTTTTTTATCATCGCGACGCATATATCTCAGTCGGTTTTCGGCATGTGATTGGGATTTATCCAAACCATCCCGGGTACTGACTGCCATGGGGGTCCCTCCAGAGCGAGCAAAGAAATCTCTTCGCTTGTCTCTTTCGAGGAACAACCAACGGAGTGATTTTTTTATTCTTAAAAAAGCACTTCGTGAAGCCTTTTCACAAGGCCTATAAGAAGAATTGGCAAATATCTCATCATCCTATGGAGAATATTCTGTATATTATTTTTTTTCATGGAGGATCGTGTGGTCTATGAAATTGTTCCTGTAAAAAAAGAAGAGCTTCATTCCGTGGCACAGCTTCTTGCGGAGGTGTTTTCCGGAGAAGCAATTACGTCTCAACTCTTCGATTTCTCCCGGGAAGATACGAAGGATCGCTTTGCCCGCATGACCCATCTTCGCGGAGCTTACTACCTTCGGGCGGGGCATCTTCTCTTGAGCGTATTCCACCAAGGTACTCCTCTCGGGGTTGCCATAGTAAAACGTACCGGAAATGCGATTTCAGTACGGGAGCGACTATTTCGATGGTATGGGCCGTTGTTGCGTGGCATGTTTTCCCTCGTACCGGTCATGCGTTTGCGGACATATCTCAGTTTGTGGCCACATTTTCTGCATCCACGACATCTTACCAAGCCTTATTGGTATCTTGAAGCCCTCGCGGTAGATCCGTCGTGGCAGGGAAAAGGTGTTGGAAGCGCTCTTTTGGAGGATATTCGTGAGCGTATGCACAGTGATGCCTCCGTGTCGGGAATATTTTTGGAGACCGGTACAGAGGAAAATAGCGCTCTGTATGAAAAACGGGGATATATCTGTATTGAAAAAAAGGGGACCGCTCGTGTCCCCGTGTATCGTCATTTTTTGGTAAATCCCTCTTTTCGTCCGGAGGGGTGACTATCGCCGCTGCTGTGCACGCAGTATGTAGTACAAGAGGGTGAGCAGCGATGTAAGAGCCGAAGCTACGTAGGTAAGAAATGCCGCGTTGAGCACTTTCCCCGATGCGACGGCTTCTTTTTCAGGGACAACCCCCGTGGATACCATGAGTTTCTTTGCCCGTGCCGAGGCATCCCATTCAACGGGAAGCGTAACAATGGAAAAGACTACCGCTGCAGAAAAGAGGATGATTCCCACGGAGAGGAGACCGGGAAAATTAAGAATGAAGCCCAACATAAGTAGAATGTAGGAAAAGTTTGAAGAAAACTGCACCACCGGTACCATGTTGGAGCGTAAACCAAGCCAGAAGTAGGCATCGGCATGTTGTAAAGCATGCCCTGCTTCGTGGCAGGCAACACCAATGGCGGAAAGAGAACGGGAGTTATATACGTCTGGAGAAAGACGTAGGGTTTTATTTCGGGGGTCGTAATGGTCGGATAAAAAACCCTGCACCGGTTCTATGGATACATCGTGTACACCGGCATTACTCAAAAGGCGTTGGGCTGCTTGAGAACCGGTGATTCCCGTAGAGCTTGCTACTTCAGAATATTTCGCGAAGGTTGATTTTGTAATCATGGTTGCGTAGGCGGCAAGAAGAAGCCCCGGGGCAAGTATTATAAAATAGAGGGGGTCGAAGAGGTACATCATACTACACTCCTTTGTTGTGTTCACGGCATAAATATACATCGTGCTGGCAATTTGTACCAGCATGATGCTTGATCAATCGCCCGATTCTTATTTCTGATTGTGTATATATGATATTAACAGATCAGTATAGGCCTGTGTACCTAAGGTTCCACCTAAATCTACGGTTCGTGTGGATGCTTGAGAGGTTGTTTCTTCAATGGCGCGACGTATTCGTATTGCCTGATGCGGC containing:
- a CDS encoding metal ABC transporter substrate-binding protein, whose translation is MNLKKTATLVCISALSVLATVRVTTTTTDLKCLVEKIGGDKVEVTSLVRPLQDAHYLDATPGMVMRISRSDLFVENGFELEMGWVPEVLRETRNRDVRRGGKGHVNASRGIQAIQVPDSPSRDQGDVHPSGNPHYTLEPVVTQQAARNIADGLIRVDEANAAFYLANLDAYIEESNALVEKWQEKFSELEGTGVIKFHSHFDYMLKKLGLRIVDAIEPLPGLAPSAGHVARLISRYDENSVGVVIMEPWHDERVARQVAEGIGVELLVLDPAVGASEDTPCILALFEHNAHRVYRALGGE
- a CDS encoding metal ABC transporter ATP-binding protein translates to MALLSYTDVTLGYGARTILEKVNLCVEQGDFFGLVGPNGAGKSTLIKSMLGLLKAQSGKILWNPETVQKGYVPQRENIDPIWPMRVRDILRLTHCSLRGPFHRHRGEDSRVMEEMERIGIAHLANQTLDTLSGGELQRLLLARALITDPQVLILDEPTAAMDLVSSNRFLSLINTLHEERNMTVIIVTHDLPSLVHRAHRIGIIQDGQLHSGTTREMITSEKLSEIYQENLAVSTIDGRTIIYSQEETQGVVS
- a CDS encoding metal ABC transporter permease gives rise to the protein MIAELIEMFSYPFMRHSLLVGVFGGGLLAFLGIFVHLRRIVFLGAALPQIIAMGIAAAVFVSVPPIIGAFVGGGLGILLLSRVRSDSHISNDGWIGIAFAAGASVAIVLIAVSPVPDGHALRIFEGKDILGTSFGDALAAMIAAGSVALIFALFWSRLVITGFDSTMSSTLGIRVNFWNGLFFLCLGAALAVVMNTAGSMLAFSMLVGPSAAALLLFRNFPCIVITAVVLGVVSAVTGLTASYFLEIYHDISLPGGPAMATAALSTVIFAWPVSAYMRTRAVKKQKSDAAA
- a CDS encoding HDOD domain-containing protein encodes the protein MAKNPMISAYISDAHEKKVLSVIFETYGYTFREVKNLKTAYVSITQQMPHALIFELTEYLNDQINLIRQVTENRRTRQIPIICYGDHADEITLNLIRNSGVKNYYQRPLTTDILKGIISHSHLDGHSVEAQEKYKGELEDNTRIMNRATPPVQRIEIMVKRIGDLLAFPFTIAKVMQVTQSETTGAKDLAKAIEADPVVVSNILKVSNSVAYGRSGRRISSIRDAIVRLGFDETKHIAISLSVMNLFSDEDRSIGFSREHFWFHSLATAIIAAKIARKSGLSPPDTAFIAGLMHDFGIILLDEFFPAYLLYSLEVTNQQGDSFIAVQNALWGMSHIDVVVQLFHSWNLPEEIIETIKYAEHFASYEKKGAPANTHLVQIIGISEVIAKSKAFGRECDEFVSSVPNEILESLKIPVKITESFFQSITDEIDLFSTYLSIKNVVAEYSPEEEISIAFVDSHASLYSPHENYLITQGYRVHLLSTPEECRDFDPPIQCIVLHPRTKEEILHYISHITKQEDPIPMVILHKHSADLPQKDSISYLPESIDLRVFIFAVESLAMGHPFSFIPQEIPKEEYTPIRETRAFQFSAEVIESSMVLMRIGGTAEKENREEIKKIMAMLLKKTRHIAVDFSTAEQVHPAVISLLEKIHSSLSQLGGGILLCIQNKETTLPQEIQQKLTRYESTAELLQKTQGK
- a CDS encoding PilZ domain-containing protein, with amino-acid sequence MSMKILIYEPNSALCGYLKNYTISQGLVPKIVGNLPMVQPLLFSGSYEYYLTDYSADRELIDDIIFNIKLNKKRAHIRIFISTPQPDKNTLQRMIRLGINGFIKKPFSEELFEKTFFQWLEKNSFKNNKRVHPRVTPSPTDRATAILHGAVRNQNLRLPIADISAGGMALLLPPKIPNTAVALEIHKVVRNIEVRIRHFKVVVTTHIVALPPGRICMEFVDTSQDSLKYIYRYIAELLNS
- a CDS encoding toxin-antitoxin system YwqK family antitoxin produces the protein MKHLVFVVFVMFFACTQSVEYEDLEHRERIAYVQGEDTPFSGRAVDYFPDGSVREEAYYKDGVLHGTWKAFSPDGTPVRRLYFKEGAQHGEQIFYNESGDISSRAHFDRGELQDVQSEE
- a CDS encoding aminotransferase class V-fold PLP-dependent enzyme, which produces MGCDCRVRRGLLSKTYTLQKGDVYFDHAAASQVTPEVIGVYERALRSLWANPSSQHGAGVLVYKALDDVCTTLSRLFSRGRRWYFGESSSRLMHLFMQYCSVDSLIVPVTGHRSFQQAGQKVHTVGVLPTGEIDLVLLEELLSRTTSALLLYAPVHHETGVVQPVRKIYALAQKYDCLICLDAVQTVTRLGHHEWEPYGHAFFCSSYKVGAPPGAALLGVDPTLAFSPPLHDASLEWSLFSGSVNAPAVCAFAKALSLHMSQEERVLQELGTLTREARSILSDLGPCMVFETPKKCITGILCITLPDIDDVEDLLLFLSSRRIYLSRFSACDWDLSKPSRVLTAMGVPPERAKKSLRLSLSRNNQRSDFFILKKALREAFSQGL
- a CDS encoding GNAT family N-acetyltransferase, with amino-acid sequence MVYEIVPVKKEELHSVAQLLAEVFSGEAITSQLFDFSREDTKDRFARMTHLRGAYYLRAGHLLLSVFHQGTPLGVAIVKRTGNAISVRERLFRWYGPLLRGMFSLVPVMRLRTYLSLWPHFLHPRHLTKPYWYLEALAVDPSWQGKGVGSALLEDIRERMHSDASVSGIFLETGTEENSALYEKRGYICIEKKGTARVPVYRHFLVNPSFRPEG
- a CDS encoding zinc metallopeptidase; this encodes MMYLFDPLYFIILAPGLLLAAYATMITKSTFAKYSEVASSTGITGSQAAQRLLSNAGVHDVSIEPVQGFLSDHYDPRNKTLRLSPDVYNSRSLSAIGVACHEAGHALQHADAYFWLGLRSNMVPVVQFSSNFSYILLMLGFILNFPGLLSVGIILFSAAVVFSIVTLPVEWDASARAKKLMVSTGVVPEKEAVASGKVLNAAFLTYVASALTSLLTLLYYILRAQQRR